The following proteins are encoded in a genomic region of Drosophila willistoni isolate 14030-0811.24 chromosome 3R, UCI_dwil_1.1, whole genome shotgun sequence:
- the LOC6647545 gene encoding bromodomain testis-specific protein: MEEVNPKQAKADIPPRIEPYMAPVNGIVQPPVVPPPNRPGRRTNVLEDLKVLLNYIWRIRWSYHFRKPVDTITLGIPDYHAIIKYPMDLATIKKRLNNNYYWQADEALEDFELIFENCMLYNMEGTPVYSAGKELRAAFYTRLASIDMRNEVEVIPKPDKRKRKTIECCSPIPQPVKASKHSEPPTHVIAAPSPKKEVVVEPIPPPPPPVVKVISTTCYKNLDRLIEKSHCNHLLKSMIKRKRRQYTWAFNCAESWRRYCQNPNYNHDTKEMIDWRILQRRLYNDEFDNIDIFVYTVRKMFHNAVRCFPDDHLVKTSVKKTNEIFENRLLKYRELIANAKRRAREIVSKLNTEDEENANSSNDPVEPKAKEQENRDWSTIGGISKSLPSDTQLWPEYSEKIKRNKEQAHGNRVQN; encoded by the coding sequence ATGGAAGAAGTCAATCCAAAGCAGGCCAAGGCAGATATTCCACCCCGTATTGAGCCATATATGGCGCCAGTGAATGGAATTGTACAGCCACCGGTTGTACCGCCTCCCAATCGGCCAGGACGCAGAACCAATGTCCTGGAGGATCTGAAAGTGCTACTGAATTACATATGGAGAATTCGTTGGTCTTATCATTTTCGTAAGCCAGTCGATACTATTACTTTGGGCATTCCAGACTATCATGCAATAATCAAATATCCCATGGACCTGGCTACCATCAAGAAGAGGCTGAACAATAATTACTATTGGCAGGCCGACGAGGCGTTGGAAGACTTTGAATTGATATTTGAGAATTGTATGCTATATAATATGGAGGGTACCCCGGTTTATTCGGCTGGCAAGGAATTGAGGGCAGCATTCTATACTCGCCTCGCCTCCATCGATATGAGAAATGAGGTGGAAGTTATACCTAAGCCGGATAAGCGTAAGCGTAAAACGATAGAATGCTGTTCACCAATTCCACAACCAGTAAAAGCAAGCAAACACTCGGAACCGCCAACCCATGTAATAGCAGCGCCATCACCAAAGAAAGAAGTAGTAGTTGAGCCCATACCCCCGCCTCCACCTCCCGTCGTGAAGGTTATATCGACCACGTGCTACAAGAATCTGGATCGCCTCATTGAGAAGAGTCACTGCAACCATTTGCTCAAGTCGATGATCAAACGAAAGCGTCGCCAATACACTTGGGCCTTCAATTGCGCTGAATCTTGGCGTCGTTACTGTCAAAATCCCAATTATAATCACGATACGAAGGAAATGATCGATTGGCGGATTCTTCAGAGACGTCTCTATAACGATGAATTTGATAACATTGATATTTTCGTTTATACGGTGCGGAAAATGTTTCACAATGCAGTTCGCTGTTTTCCAGATGATCATCTTGTGAAAACCTCTGTAAAGAAGACGAATGAAATTTTTGAGAACCGTCTATTAAAGTACAGGGAATTAATTGCTAATGCTAAACGCAGAGCCCGGGAAATTGTCAGTAAGCTGAATACCGAGGATGAAGAAAACGCGAACTCATCTAATGATCCAGTAGAGCCGAAGGCAAAGGAGCAAGAGAATCGTGACTGGAGCACCATCGGGGGTATCTCAAAGAGTCTTCCAAGCGATACTCAATTGTGGCCTGAATACtcagaaaaaataaagagaaacaaGGAGCAAGCTCACGGAAACCGAGTCCAAAATTGA